The following coding sequences are from one Lolium rigidum isolate FL_2022 chromosome 6, APGP_CSIRO_Lrig_0.1, whole genome shotgun sequence window:
- the LOC124667154 gene encoding phloretin 2'-O-glucosyltransferase-like, producing MQSTIVLYTWMVRGHLHPTTQLADHLADLGLPITVAVADVPSTGNSSETIARLAAAYPSVSFHLLHPVATRSAETADPDADPFIALIADIRATNAALLAFLSSIGPVKALVADFFCAYGFDAAAELGVPAYLFFASGASVLAAYLQIPMMRTDVSFGDMGHNLLQFPGVHPIPASDLPEVLLDRDNNQYKTFLGLLEQLPRAKGILSNTFEWLEPRAVKAIKDGTVRPGEAVPPFFSVGPLVGEERESNAKHECLRWLDSQPARSVVFLCFGSASSVPAEQLKEIAVGLERSGHAFLWAVRAPVAPDADSTKRFEGRGEAAVEALLPDGFLDRTRGRGMVVSSWAPQVEVLRHPATGAFVTHCGWNSTLEAVAAGVPMVCWPMYAEQRMNKVFIVEEMKLGVAMDGYDEGTVKAGVVEAKVRLVMESEQGKEIRERTRLAKQMAADALESGGSSTAAVVDFLNSLNISIHH from the coding sequence ATGCAGAGCACCATCGTGCTTTACACATGGATGGTCAGGGGCCACCTCCACCCCACGACGCAGCTCGCCGACCACCTCGCCGATCTTGGCCTTCCTAttaccgtcgccgtcgccgacgttccgTCTACCGGCAACTCCTCTGAGACCATTGCCCGTCTCGCTGCGGCCTATCCTTCCGTCTCCTTCCACCTACTCCATCCGGTAGCGACCCGATCCGCTGAAACGGCTGATCCCGACGCCGATCCTTTCATCGCCCTCATCGCCGACATCCGCGCCACCAACGCTGCCCTCCTCGCCTTCCTGAGTTCCATCGGGCCCGTCAAGGCTCTCGTGGCCGACTTCTTCTGCGCGTACGGGTTTGACGCCGCCGCGGAGCTCGGCGTCCCGGCATACCTGTTCTTCGCCTCAGGCGCGTCGGTCCTCGCGGCCTACCTGCAAATCCCCATGATGCGCACCGACGTGTCCTTCGGGGACATGGGGCACAACCTGCTGCAGTTCCCTGGAGTTCACCCGATTCCGGCGTCCGACCTGCCGGAAGTGCTGCTCGATCGCGACAACAACCAGTACAAGACATTTCTTGGCCTCCTGGAGCAGCTGCCGAGAGCGAAGGGCATCCTGTCGAACACGTTCGAGTGGCTGGAGCCCCGCGCCGTGAAGGCGATAAAAGACGGGACTGTCCGTCCCGGCGAGGCAGTACCGCCATTCTTCTCCGTCGGTCCATTGGTCGGCGAGGAGAGGGAAAGCAACGCAAAGCACGAATGCCTACGGTGGCTGGACAGCCAGCCTGCGCGGAGCGTAGTATTCCTCTGCTTCGGGAGCGCCAGCTCGGTGCCCGCGGAGCAGCTAAAGGAGATCGCCGTGGGGCTGGAGAGGAGCGGTCACGCGTTCCTCTGGGCCGTGCGCGCGCCCGTGGCACCGGACGCTGACTCCACGAAGCGGTTCGAGGGGCGgggcgaggcggcggtggaggcgctgcTGCCGGATGGATTCTTGGACAGGACGAGAGGACGCGGCATGGTGGTGTCGTCCTGGGCGCCGCAGGTGGAGGTGCTCCGGCACCCGGCGACGGGCGCGTTCGTGACGCACTGCGGCTGGAACTCCACGCTGGAGGCTGTCGCGGCTGGGGTGCCGATGGTTTGCTGGCCGATGTACGCGGAGCAGAGGATGAATAAGgtgttcatcgtggaggagatgaaacTTGGGGTGGCCATGGACGGCTACGACGAGGGAACGGTGAAAGCGGGAGTGGTGGAGGCGAAGGTGAGGCTGGTCATGGAGTCCGAGCAAGGGAAGGAGATCAGGGAGAGGACGAGGCTAGCGAAACAGATGGCCGCCGATGCGCTGGAGTCCGGTGGATCGTCAACGGCAGCGGTTGTTGACTTTCTCAACAGTTTGAACATTTCTATACACCACTAA